The Pseudomonas sp. R4-35-07 genome contains a region encoding:
- a CDS encoding CsgG/HfaB family protein: protein MKTLSKILLSGLTAVALLTVAGCATESNRAMPVEQVASASVAYSGVRVPIAVGKFDNRSSYMRGIFSDGVDRLGGQAKTILITHLQQTNRFSVLDRDNMGEISQEAKIKGTVQKLKGADYVVTGDVTEFGRKETGDRQLFGILGRGKTQVAYAKVALNIVNINTSEVVYSTQGAGEYALSNREVIGFGGTASYDSTLNGKVLDLAMREAINRLVDGINAGAWNPRN from the coding sequence GTGAAGACACTGTCCAAAATCCTGCTGTCGGGCCTCACCGCCGTGGCGCTGTTGACCGTGGCCGGTTGCGCCACCGAGAGCAACCGCGCAATGCCGGTGGAGCAAGTCGCCAGCGCCAGCGTGGCCTATTCCGGCGTGCGCGTGCCGATTGCCGTGGGCAAGTTCGACAACCGCTCCAGCTACATGCGCGGTATCTTTTCCGACGGCGTCGACCGCCTCGGTGGCCAGGCCAAGACCATCCTCATCACCCACTTGCAGCAGACCAACCGCTTCAGCGTGCTGGACCGCGACAACATGGGCGAAATCTCCCAGGAAGCCAAAATCAAAGGCACCGTGCAGAAGCTCAAGGGCGCTGATTACGTGGTGACCGGCGATGTGACCGAGTTCGGCCGCAAGGAAACCGGCGACCGCCAGCTGTTCGGCATCCTCGGCCGTGGCAAGACCCAAGTGGCCTACGCCAAAGTCGCGTTGAATATCGTCAACATCAACACCTCCGAAGTGGTGTACTCCACCCAGGGCGCCGGTGAGTACGCGCTCTCCAACCGTGAAGTGATCGGCTTCGGCGGCACCGCCAGCTACGACTCCACCCTCAATGGCAAGGTGCTTGACCTGGCCATGCGCGAAGCGATCAACCGCCTGGTGGACGGCATCAACGCCGGCGCCTGGAACCCACGTAACTGA
- a CDS encoding DUF4810 domain-containing protein produces the protein MSKAVKLALTLAAIVTVTGCQTAPQPLYQWESYQPQVYEYFKGEPKEAQVEALERDLQKINATGRKAPPGYHAHLGMLYMNMGKDDQMVQEFRTEKALFPESAAYMDFLLKNAKTGVATK, from the coding sequence ATGAGCAAGGCAGTGAAGTTGGCGCTGACGCTGGCAGCAATCGTGACGGTAACCGGGTGCCAAACGGCGCCCCAGCCCCTGTATCAATGGGAAAGCTACCAGCCGCAGGTTTACGAATACTTCAAGGGTGAGCCCAAGGAAGCGCAGGTCGAGGCACTGGAGCGCGACCTGCAAAAAATCAACGCCACCGGCCGCAAGGCGCCGCCGGGCTACCACGCGCATTTGGGCATGCTGTACATGAACATGGGCAAGGACGACCAGATGGTGCAGGAATTTCGTACCGAGAAGGCGCTGTTCCCTGAGTCCGCCGCCTACATGGACTTTCTGCTGAAAAACGCCAAGACCGGAGTCGCCACTAAATGA
- a CDS encoding DUF799 domain-containing protein — MSLLKLTGALLALAFLSGCAAPKTFDYSAYKQARPKSILVLPPINESPEVQASYSLVSQVTYPLAEAGYYVLPIALVDETFRQNGLTTANDIQAVLPAKLHDIFGADAALYITVSEYGTKYMLISSDTSVTASAKLVDLRTGTTLWTGTARASSEEGNNNSGGLVGMLITAAVKQVINSSTDAAHPIAGITSARLLSAGQRTGILYGPRNPKYGTD; from the coding sequence ATGAGCCTGTTAAAACTCACCGGCGCCCTGCTGGCCCTGGCTTTTCTCAGCGGTTGCGCGGCGCCCAAGACGTTTGATTACTCAGCCTACAAACAGGCGCGGCCCAAGTCGATCCTGGTACTGCCGCCGATCAACGAATCGCCGGAAGTGCAGGCGTCCTACAGCCTGGTGTCGCAAGTCACCTACCCGTTGGCCGAAGCCGGCTACTACGTGCTGCCGATCGCCCTGGTGGACGAAACCTTCCGCCAGAACGGCCTGACCACCGCCAACGATATCCAGGCCGTACTGCCGGCCAAGCTGCATGACATCTTTGGTGCAGACGCCGCGCTGTACATCACTGTCAGCGAGTACGGCACCAAGTACATGCTGATCTCCAGCGACACCTCTGTGACCGCCTCGGCCAAACTGGTGGACCTGCGCACCGGCACCACCCTGTGGACCGGCACGGCGCGTGCGTCGAGCGAGGAGGGCAACAACAACAGCGGTGGCCTGGTGGGTATGTTGATTACAGCGGCGGTCAAGCAAGTGATCAACAGCTCCACCGACGCGGCGCACCCGATTGCGGGCATCACCAGCGCACGGTTGCTGTCGGCCGGGCAGCGCACCGGCATCCTGTACGGCCCGCGTAACCCGAAATACGGCACCGACTGA
- a CDS encoding VWA domain-containing protein produces the protein MSRPLLFLRPAAQGFTLTLLVALAGCGLSSSPDLAKPAEPVAELQRATAQGALVKRMAMPAPMQMRETATMDYRSEPREQYANLPDNPVHRVAETPVSTFSVDVDTGSYANVRRFLNQGSLPPEGAVRLEEMVNYFPYDYALPTDGSPFGVTTEVAATPWNPRTQLLRIGIKASDRAVADLPPANLVFLVDVSGSMDRREGLPLVKSTLKLLVDQLRDQDRVSLVVYAGESRVVLKPTSGRDKTKIRNAIDQLTAGGSTAGASGIELAYQMAREGFIDKGINRILLATDGDFNVGISDFDSLKQMAVDQRKSGVSLTTLGFGVGNYNEHLMEQLADAGDGNYAYIDNLREARKVLVDQLSSTLAVVARDVKLQVEFNPANVSEYRLLGYENRALKREDFNNDKVDAGEIGAGHTLTALYEIVPKGEKGWLEPLRYARAPAAENTSAELATVRVRYKPAAGGDSQLIERAVGKTSTKPSDDLRFSAAVAAFAQQLKGDGRYTGNMSLQDTAKLARSARGDDPFGLRNEFVQLVELAQSLKR, from the coding sequence ATGTCCCGTCCTCTGCTCTTCCTGCGTCCTGCTGCCCAAGGCTTCACCCTTACCCTGCTGGTGGCGTTGGCCGGGTGCGGGCTATCTTCCTCGCCTGACCTGGCGAAACCGGCTGAGCCCGTCGCAGAGCTTCAGCGTGCGACGGCCCAGGGCGCATTGGTCAAGCGCATGGCCATGCCTGCACCGATGCAAATGCGCGAGACCGCGACCATGGACTACCGCAGCGAACCCCGCGAGCAATACGCCAACCTGCCCGACAACCCGGTGCATCGCGTCGCCGAAACCCCGGTCTCCACCTTCAGCGTAGATGTCGACACCGGCAGCTACGCCAACGTCAGACGCTTCCTCAACCAAGGTAGCCTGCCGCCCGAAGGCGCGGTGCGCCTGGAGGAAATGGTCAATTACTTCCCCTATGACTACGCATTGCCTACCGACGGCTCACCCTTTGGCGTCACGACCGAAGTCGCCGCCACGCCGTGGAACCCGCGTACGCAACTGCTGCGCATCGGCATCAAAGCGTCGGACCGCGCCGTGGCGGATCTGCCGCCGGCCAACCTGGTGTTTCTGGTGGATGTGTCCGGCTCGATGGACCGTCGCGAAGGTTTGCCATTAGTGAAGAGCACCCTGAAATTGCTGGTGGATCAACTGCGTGATCAGGACCGCGTGTCATTGGTGGTCTACGCCGGCGAGTCGCGCGTGGTGCTCAAGCCGACTTCGGGCCGCGACAAAACCAAAATCCGCAACGCTATCGACCAACTCACCGCCGGTGGATCCACTGCTGGCGCGTCCGGCATCGAACTGGCCTACCAGATGGCCCGCGAAGGCTTTATCGACAAGGGCATCAACCGCATCCTGCTGGCTACCGACGGTGACTTCAACGTGGGCATCAGCGACTTCGACAGCCTCAAGCAAATGGCCGTCGACCAGCGCAAAAGCGGCGTTTCGCTGACCACTCTCGGCTTCGGTGTGGGCAACTACAACGAGCACCTGATGGAGCAACTGGCCGACGCCGGTGACGGCAACTATGCCTACATCGACAACCTGCGTGAAGCCCGCAAGGTGTTGGTAGACCAGCTCAGCTCAACGCTGGCGGTAGTGGCGCGGGACGTAAAATTGCAGGTGGAATTCAACCCGGCAAACGTCAGCGAGTACCGCCTGCTCGGCTATGAAAACCGCGCCTTGAAGCGTGAGGATTTCAACAACGACAAAGTCGATGCCGGCGAAATCGGTGCAGGGCACACGCTGACCGCGCTGTACGAAATCGTACCCAAGGGCGAGAAGGGCTGGTTGGAGCCTTTGCGCTATGCCAGAGCGCCTGCGGCTGAAAACACCTCGGCCGAACTGGCGACGGTGCGCGTACGCTACAAACCTGCGGCGGGCGGTGATAGCCAATTGATCGAACGGGCCGTCGGTAAAACATCCACCAAGCCCAGCGACGACCTGCGCTTCAGCGCCGCCGTAGCCGCGTTCGCCCAACAGCTCAAGGGCGATGGCCGCTACACTGGCAACATGAGTTTGCAGGACACCGCCAAACTGGCGCGCTCAGCCCGCGGCGACGACCCGTTCGGCCTGCGCAACGAGTTCGTACAACTGGTCGAACTGGCCCAAAGCCTGAAACGCTGA
- a CDS encoding RNA polymerase sigma factor, with the protein MAVPDDPPSDESLLARYRTGDAAAFEALYARHRQGLYRFLISLCNKPELAEEIYQDTWLSLIRSTTQPQGRASFRTWLFQIARNRLIDHWRKHGIHNPLHDSYDEQLHAQADHSAGPEQHLSLSRDQARLDAAVQDLPEDQREVFLLRLHGELEVPQIATLIGAPLETVKSRLRYALQKLRRLLADEVTV; encoded by the coding sequence ATGGCCGTCCCAGACGATCCACCCAGCGACGAATCGCTGCTGGCCCGCTACCGCACCGGCGACGCCGCTGCTTTCGAAGCCTTGTACGCCCGGCACCGCCAAGGCCTGTACCGCTTCCTCATTTCCCTGTGCAACAAACCCGAGCTGGCCGAAGAAATCTACCAGGACACCTGGCTCAGCCTGATCCGCAGCACCACCCAGCCACAGGGCCGGGCGAGTTTTCGTACGTGGCTGTTCCAGATTGCGCGCAACCGCCTGATCGACCATTGGCGCAAGCACGGCATCCACAACCCGTTGCACGACAGCTACGACGAGCAGCTGCACGCCCAGGCCGACCACAGCGCCGGCCCCGAGCAACACCTGAGCCTGAGCCGCGACCAGGCGCGCCTCGACGCCGCCGTGCAAGACCTGCCCGAAGACCAGCGCGAAGTCTTCCTGCTGCGCCTGCACGGCGAACTTGAAGTCCCGCAAATCGCCACGCTCATCGGCGCCCCGCTGGAAACCGTAAAAAGCCGCCTGCGCTACGCCCTGCAGAAATTGCGGCGCTTGCTGGCCGACGAGGTAACCGTATGA
- a CDS encoding 4-fold beta flower protein: MAWIDPGRHIFDSDMNWIAYLANNQAWSADSGNWLGAVRGLLCMDHAGKPVLWNPNEQVGGTARPARPARVSRAARPARPSRPARPSRPARPARPAGGWSDLTVFSWLAQ; encoded by the coding sequence ATGGCTTGGATTGACCCGGGGCGGCATATATTTGATTCTGACATGAATTGGATTGCCTACCTTGCGAATAATCAGGCTTGGTCTGCTGATAGCGGTAATTGGCTGGGAGCGGTTCGTGGGCTGTTATGCATGGATCACGCTGGAAAGCCGGTCCTTTGGAATCCAAATGAACAGGTGGGAGGAACCGCTCGTCCTGCCCGACCAGCTCGTGTTTCTAGAGCCGCCCGCCCCGCGCGTCCGTCCAGACCTGCTCGACCATCTCGCCCAGCGAGACCTGCCCGTCCAGCAGGCGGATGGTCTGATCTCACTGTGTTCAGCTGGCTCGCCCAATAA
- a CDS encoding ATP-binding protein: MIFFLAGVHGVGKTSLSSRLSVKLKIPTISAGALIQKQIKHPTWSFDKKTKEILHNQLRLISAVQSYQLQVKDFILDGHFSLLNESGEVTSIEVDVFDALKLSGVIFIEDKPREIAARLEARDKLSWDVDLIAALQQSEKKVAFQLRDTFNLPLLISEPKLFESVYEFIFEIMKKSRSESFEGMK; the protein is encoded by the coding sequence ATGATTTTTTTTCTCGCAGGGGTCCATGGTGTCGGAAAAACAAGCTTGTCCTCAAGGCTATCTGTCAAGCTGAAAATTCCGACCATCAGCGCAGGTGCGTTGATTCAAAAGCAAATCAAGCACCCTACCTGGTCGTTCGATAAAAAAACAAAAGAGATTCTACATAATCAATTGCGACTTATATCTGCTGTTCAATCGTATCAGTTGCAAGTCAAAGATTTCATATTGGATGGCCATTTCTCCCTGTTGAATGAATCGGGAGAAGTTACATCAATTGAAGTTGATGTTTTCGATGCCTTGAAACTGTCGGGTGTTATTTTTATTGAAGACAAACCTCGAGAAATTGCAGCTAGGCTAGAGGCTCGAGATAAGTTGTCGTGGGATGTTGATTTGATTGCGGCGCTCCAGCAATCAGAAAAGAAAGTGGCATTTCAACTTCGGGATACATTCAATCTTCCTTTGTTAATAAGCGAGCCGAAACTTTTTGAGAGTGTTTACGAATTTATTTTTGAGATCATGAAAAAATCTCGCAGTGAGTCTTTCGAAGGAATGAAATGA
- a CDS encoding N-acetyltransferase, translating into MKNLKYCSFSEVDLDDPFFDSLKLDYKGFEAWFGKKTLADELAYVFYNSKKAIDGFLYLKAEAGGGDEIVPPLPKARTLKVGTLKINAHGTKLGERFIKKIFDHAISDRFEQIYVTVFSRHQSLIDLFERYGFECYATKITADGEEQVLVRRMKSLVGDVVKEFPLFGFDDRNYYLLAIYPEYHSAFLPDSILNNENHDIVQDVSHTNSIHKVFISGIVRTKVMKAGDLVLIYRTSDGKGKAYYRSVASSIGVVEEVRQIKSFSSEAQFIKYTKPYSIFTLAQLKDYFTNKKKSYIIKFTYNAALKKRIIRKRLMEECMISTRTRWDFMSLTEAQIRWVAAAGEINESLIIN; encoded by the coding sequence ATGAAAAATTTAAAATACTGTAGTTTTTCAGAAGTAGACTTGGACGACCCTTTTTTTGATTCTCTAAAACTTGACTATAAAGGTTTTGAAGCTTGGTTTGGTAAAAAAACTTTAGCAGATGAATTGGCTTATGTATTTTATAACTCTAAGAAGGCGATCGACGGTTTTCTTTATTTAAAAGCTGAAGCCGGAGGGGGTGATGAAATAGTCCCTCCTTTACCGAAAGCCAGGACTTTAAAGGTAGGCACATTAAAAATAAATGCACATGGAACTAAGCTGGGGGAAAGGTTCATAAAAAAAATCTTTGACCATGCAATTAGCGACAGGTTTGAGCAAATATACGTTACCGTGTTTTCGCGTCATCAAAGTTTGATTGATCTGTTTGAGCGTTATGGCTTCGAGTGCTATGCAACTAAGATCACCGCTGATGGTGAAGAGCAGGTTCTAGTTCGTAGAATGAAATCCTTAGTAGGTGATGTCGTAAAAGAGTTTCCTTTATTCGGATTCGACGATCGTAACTATTACCTTCTAGCGATCTATCCCGAATACCATTCGGCTTTTTTACCAGACTCCATACTCAATAACGAGAATCACGACATCGTTCAAGATGTCTCTCACACCAATAGCATCCATAAAGTTTTTATATCAGGTATTGTAAGAACGAAAGTCATGAAGGCGGGAGATCTTGTTCTTATTTACAGGACGTCGGATGGCAAGGGCAAAGCCTATTATCGGTCAGTTGCCTCATCAATTGGTGTGGTCGAAGAAGTAAGGCAAATTAAATCGTTCAGTTCTGAAGCGCAATTCATTAAATATACGAAACCATACAGTATTTTTACATTGGCTCAGCTAAAAGATTATTTTACTAACAAGAAGAAATCATATATAATAAAATTTACTTATAATGCTGCTCTCAAAAAAAGGATTATTCGTAAAAGGCTCATGGAGGAGTGCATGATTAGCACCCGGACTAGATGGGATTTCATGTCGTTAACTGAAGCGCAAATTAGATGGGTCGCAGCGGCAGGAGAAATCAATGAAAGTCTTATTATCAATTAA
- a CDS encoding ASCH domain-containing protein: protein MKVLLSIKPEYANKILSGEKRFEFRKVSFTNSGVRTVVIYATKPIGKVIGEFEVLDIYSDSPSNIWERTKKHAGIEKDFFDSYYQGKKVAVAIAVGEVQRYKKPMELSELGGSLTAPQSFRYMEASEGRRQNELELV, encoded by the coding sequence ATGAAAGTCTTATTATCAATTAAGCCAGAATATGCTAATAAAATACTTAGCGGAGAGAAAAGATTTGAGTTTCGCAAGGTATCCTTTACTAATAGTGGTGTCAGAACCGTTGTGATATATGCAACCAAACCAATTGGGAAGGTTATAGGTGAATTTGAAGTTCTTGATATTTATAGTGATTCTCCCTCGAATATTTGGGAAAGAACAAAAAAGCATGCAGGAATAGAGAAAGACTTTTTTGATAGTTATTATCAAGGCAAAAAAGTCGCAGTCGCTATAGCCGTCGGCGAGGTCCAACGGTACAAAAAGCCCATGGAATTATCTGAGTTGGGGGGGTCGCTTACTGCCCCACAATCATTCCGTTATATGGAGGCTTCTGAGGGGAGGCGTCAAAATGAGCTGGAGCTTGTATAA